The Penicillium oxalicum strain HP7-1 chromosome V, whole genome shotgun sequence genomic interval GAAAAACGAGGCTAGTGCGGCCGGGATCAGAATCGAGGAGACAATGAGTCCGTGAATAGTAGCATTCTGACTCCCTCCGAAAGAAGCCTTGAAATCCGTCATATCAGTCACTGGGCCGATAATTCCAGTGTCCATTCCAAAGAGAAGTCCATTCAAGGAGCACAGGACACACGCCCAGATGTATCGGGGCGGACTCCGCAAGAGCTGCTGGGAAAGAAGTCTCATCGTCGAGTTTCTGACCAGCACGATGAGTATAGTTTTTGGGCAAGAAACTCGAATTGAGAAGCTGACAAGAGCGGTACGCCGCTGAAAGAATGTGTCGACACACAATTGCCCGACGCTAAACACTCAGATTGGCTTTTCTTGTTCAAATTTTTTCCCCTCGTAGTGCATCGTCTCGCACTGGTTTCCCCCCACGGGCGGCTGGATCCATCGCTCCACAAATCCGCCAGCCGTGATTGCAGTGGTGCGCTGAAGTCTTTGACGCCCCCGCGCAGAATCTTCGACAAACTGGAGTGCTCTCTGTGGCTGTTTGAGTTTTGATTATGAAAAAAGATTTTCTTAAAATGAAGGTAGAATTTCGTGTCAGTATGTACAAGACGCCTACGGGAGTCATCAAACAATACGAGGCCTTGAACTTTTTCCAGCCTCTTTGGTGATAACCACGATACCGAGATTGATGGAGACTACCACAGCAAGACAAGATCCTGGAAACCCGACTCGATCGGAGGCTTCTTGGTCTACAATGAAGAATACCGAATTTAGGAATTTAGGACTTCCATGATGAATAAGCGGTGAATTATGTATAAAGGTCCGCTTGTCCCGGCTCATAGATACCGTGATGTGGCCCACTGAtgagtttttcttttttcaacaTGTTGACAAACAGGTACAAGGTTTCAACGAAATAGGTGATCCGCTTCTTCGCCATCCGGAAAGCGAGGGGGCACATTACAGAGAATGGAGGCAGACAGAATCATCCAGACAATAATAAACAACAAAATCGTGGTAGTCTATGTCGAGCGGGCTCCGAAACGTGACCAGGAACCAGCCTGTCCCGTCGTTGATATTTAGACACTCCAGCCCGAGGAGCCAATAGCTTCAACTCTGATACCCAAAGCCTCCATCTTGGGAACATCGATCACACATCGTCCATCAAAGAGCCACTTGGGAGACTTCATGGAAGAGGAAATCTTCGCCCAGTCCACCTGCTTTTTGGGTGTATTATCGGCGTCGTTGGTGCCGATGTCACCATAGCCAGTGCCGGTCTGACAGTCCGGGCAATCAGCCGCACACCCGGGCTCTTCGTTGAATCGTAGCTTGGACAACTCCTTGTCGGGAAGTGCTGCCTGGACCGAGGAAATAGCCTTGGCCGCCGGACGACTGGCAGGAACGGGGAAGTTCATGAACTCGTCGAATTCCGTCACCAGCAGAATGGCGTTGGAATCAGCGCAGGCTGCATACGCATCCGAGTAGATCTTGACACAACCACCATCGTCACTCAGAAGAGGGGGACCATACTTCTGCAACGCGCGGACTTCTTCCTCAATAACCATGGGGTTACAGCAGGGATCGAAAATGGCAATTTCCCGCGGGTTCTCATCCAAGAGAGTCTTGATGATCTCGAGCGCTGGGGCCTCACGTGTATCTGAGGTGTTCTTCTTGAAAGCGTATCCCAACACGCAAATCTTCTTGGTAACAAGGGTGCTGTTCAAGCGCTTGATCACGCGCGAAGCAAACCGGTCACGCTGATACTCGTTCATCTCCACGACCTGGCGCCAGTAGGCACCCACTTCGTACAGACCAAGAGATTCGGCAAGGTAGACCAAGCTAAGCACATCTTTCTTGAAGCACGAGCCACCGAAGCCGATACCAGCACGTAGGAATTTGGAGCCCAGACGGGTATCGGCGCCGATGGCGCGAGAGACTTCATTTATCTCGGCACCGGTTGCCTCGCACAGGGCAGAAATGCTGTTGATGCTGCTCAATCGCTGTGCGAGCATAGAATTAGCAACAAGTTTGGCCAGCTCGGACGACCACACGTTGGTCGTGATGATTCTGGACCGCTCGATCCACGACGCATACACCTCCGCGAGGGCCTGTGCAGCCGCCTGTCCTTCTGGAGTCGTAGCTgatccgatgatgatgcgatCTGGGTGTATGAGATCTTGCACAGCAGTTCCTGCTGCCAAGAATTCGGGATTCGAGAGAATCTCAAATTGAGCACCGGGCCGTTGAATATGGATCTACCCACCAAGGAAGTTTCTCAAATTAGCAAAAGTCTTGTCAAGGATTGTGCAAACCCGTTGTCGCGGTGGCAAGAAAGAAAGCGCTCACCATTTCCTGAATCATTTGAGCTGTCTTGCAAGGAACAGTACTCTTCTCAACGATGATGGTTCCATCCCTTGCATGACGCACAACCTCGGCCGCCACGGCCTCAAAGCTTGTCATATCAGTCGCGCAACCTTTGCCGGTACCACGCATCTTAGTGGGCGTGTTGACCGCGATCAAAACAGCATCTGCTTCGCTGATGCAGCGAGAGACATCcacggagaagaagaggttGGGAGTTCGTGCCCCCTCCTCTACGTGAGCCGCCGTGGTGTCTCCAAGCCCATCGCGAGCAATTCGCACGACTTCCGCCAGGCCCGGTTCATAGATTGGAAGGTGTCGCGAGTTCCATCGCCGAATACGACGCTCATCACGATCAACTACCGTCACCTTGATGGAAGGGTTCTTGAGTGCAAGGACCGCGGCCGTGGGACCACCAACGTATCCAGCGCCTACGCAGCAAATGCTGCGAATGGGCCTCGGAGAGGAACTGGGCTTGTCGCTGCTTTGGTAGTTTGCGTTGAGGATCTTGTTGCTTGGTGCACCCCCAAGCGTGTTCCTCTTTTCATCGAGGGAGGGACTGCATGACGCACTGCGGTCCGGTGTCGTCAACACCGTCGAGGAAACATCTGGAGAATCATGCGTGTCGGGAATCGAAGTCGGCGGAATAGAGTGCATCGCTgactgaagaggaagacaatgcGCCGACCTGGAcaggaggagggagggaggaagaaagaaagcagTACCAATGAGGATATCTAAGACGGCAATGGGGAATAAACGCAGACCAAAACAAGATCACAAATGCGACCACTCTTCTGCTCCAGGGGGAAAGAAACGATTGTCTAATTTTCAACCGGGGAAATAGATAAGAGACTAGTTCTGGCCCCTCGATCTAAAAAGGCTCGGTGCGGAGGAGGGGAATGACGAGGGCTTGCGCTTTTCCAAGAaaattgattttttttggcgctATCCATTTGGAAAAATATCGGACTTCGTATTCTAATCCCCAAAAAGAGCCAGCGCAAGTCCCCAATGCCGACTCGCCGCGCCCGTCCTCAGGAGTTCCAAGTTGTTGCGCCGGTGCCGGGTAAGACCGACCTCGATGTGTATTGGATATGTACTAGTGGATCACCGCGATGAGACTATCCAATGGCCATCCATGGTCTTTTGACACGGTATTTCTGGAGAATCGGTTTGTTGACTGGTTCAATAGAAATTGAACCTTTCATGACCTAAAGTTCATTTGGTGGTCAATTGAGCTCATCTGATTTGCTCTGCTGAGAATGGTAGTAGTTCTGCAGATCCTCCAGCAAAGTGAAAGGAGTCGCTCAAATGTGAACAGGTACATATGTATGGAATCGTCGCTCATGGATACCGTAGGGCAGAATTACAGTGATACAAGAATACACTGTAATATCAACCAAACAGGCCTGTAATATAATTATACCGTAAACTGTCAAGAGCGAGAGGTAGAGTCTCCGTTAAGGTTATGAGCCGCTGTGTAAGTGCGCGTAGTGTACTAACTCGTGATTACAGATTACAGTCCAAGTATGGTTCTACTGGTTTTCTTGCTAGCGATGATAGGGGATTTCTTAGAGGCTTCACTCTGAAATGGATCTCACTGATTAGTACTAACACGCGTAGTCATACGTATATAAGACAAGATTATGTATTGGCTGTCACGAACACAACCTTAGAATACAGCCTCAATAGGTGATAACGATAAGCCAAAAGTTTTATGAATAGGGGGCAGACTTCCGTGTCCAAGTCCGTGTCCTGTGTGATCAGGCGCGCCACTTATGCGCCAAGCCAGACGGCGTGCTAGAATTTTGGTTTTCAACCGGGGTTTCCAAGTCCGGGCCATCAAGCCACGAAGTCTATGACCCAATAAGCCACCATACTGATTTGCCGAGGTATCCACATACCACGGTAGCAAAAGCTAGACTTGACCAATAGCCACCTAGGGGGAGATTATGAGAGCGTAGCACAAAGACTCCAACTCTATAATAGGTAGTAAGGTACTGAGTCGTCGAGGGTGAGCCAGTTATGTCATGTGATGTACATCAAGGCATCAGATGGGCATATGTTGATTTCTAGTCCTAAAGAGTACGAGGACAGACTACAGGGTCAGGGACAAGAGGACTTACAAGATACACGCATCTGTGTATTTATTTTCGTATGTTATGAGAATTCACCTTACCAACCGCCTGCCGGCCTGTTCAGAGTCTTTCTGCACGCAGGATTCATTCCAAGTAGAAACCGACTACATACTCGCTGGTATGAATTCATGTTTGGTGATATCAGGATCTACCTGATTTTAGAAATCTACTCCAAGGGACAGATGTGAGGCATAGTATGAAAATTGCGAATTGCAAAATCCATCTGACCACGAAACCCGAATAAATGATCAAGGCTATTTGATAaagtttctttttgaaaagtCCAGTGATTGTCAGAACTCTAAGCCGCTCAGTCGATCTAAACACGGCCCTGTGATTCCGCCAGCCAAGACAAACAAGTGGCAGAGGCCTCAGATGTTCTATTACTAGACAGTCGACTGCCTCTGGGGCGCCTTCAATACTAAGAAAGAGGGTCAAAGTCGAACAGTCCTCGTGGGTAAGCGGCCTGTCAACCTAAAGTTGGAGGAAATACAAACTTTAATGCTATCATCACGTGGAATAAAACTTGATACTACGTAGGTATGTACTGTAATTCTTGCATACCGGACGAGTCAATCAGTATCTAACACCATGCCACAAAATTACAGATAGTTATGTATATATATGTATAACGTAAAATACCTATCGAGAACACTATTCGTTTTTACGGGTATCAGGCGTAGAATTGCAGTACATATATCATGGTAGCGTGCATGCCGCGCGAGGAGATAATCACAATCAAATTTATAAATAGCAAAAAtggagatggggatgggggCAAGGATTTCTGAGGAGAGGGGGCCAAGATTTGCCCCTGAGCCAGCCTATGTGCCTGGAAGCTGGCTAGGTGGTGGAATAGGGCTGAATAGCGCCGATTGTGGTGAGCGCGCCGTCGGGCGGGCGGCCGTGCACTTCACCGTGCAGGCACCTCCTACAGGACTCAATGTGCATACGTAATATAACAAACATCCTGGTCAAAATCTCCAGTCCGTTATATGTGTATCTGGCTGGCTCTCAAGGTGGGTATAATTCTATAGAAAGAACTGAGACGACTCCAGTAGTATTATAGTAGATTTTCTCTGTGTGTACTTCAAGGTGTCATCTATCCATGTTTCGAGATGCGTATCATGCGTGAGTGATGTTTGATTGCAAGACACACTTATTTAATCCATCAAGCCACCCTCAAACTTTAACAATTCTGCGAGATCATGATGACTGAAGGCTCCAAAGTACAGCccggggagaagaaggaatcgCGATAGAAATTGAGGGTCTCGGGCTGACTTGCCCGCTATAACGCTATCAAATCCAGCCATTTGATCTACGTATTATGGCATTGCGGTGGAGGGTTGATAACATACAGCACGATCATGTACATGTTTTACTGTACGCggtttgcttttgctttgaTGCATGATTTATTTATTGTACTACATATGTACACCGCTGATACATCATGCTGACCCTCTAATCCCCTAATCGAGTCAAAATCAAGTCTCGGACGCTCTCCGTCCCCTGACTCTTACGGATCGGACCACGCCCAGGAAGGATCCACGGGACGAACTGCCCGCATCGCCTGTAAGGCTACTTCTGCCAAGACTTCATAAACCATCACAACCTGCCAGAACACGTGTTACAGTCTCAGGATCATTGCCAGGATACATATACCCACCTTGATCTCATATCTCAATCAAAAGGAGTACTGAGAATATACCAGTGAACCCAGAGAGATCCCAGGCAGATCAATAAGGCagcctctcctccctccatCCTCCCCCTTCAAAGATCAGCATAAAGGCGTGCTGTTTTCCCTTTCCATATAGTTGGACATTTTTGACCGATACAAAATGTCGTTGATGGGCAAAATCGGGATCATGCGTAAATGGAACATAATTAATTCATAATTCTGTACCTTTCTTGGAAtaattcctttctttttctcacaaGGTTTACTCTTGCGGTCCGCTCGTTTGCCAGCCTGAATCCGGAGTGGGGTTCGCTTCGGTAGTCTCGGAGGACGGAGGGAATCGGAGTTTGGAAAGACAAGGGTCCCTGAATGGAAATGGCGATACTACAGTAGGATTCGTaatcaagaaaaaagtcGATTGTCCCGGGATTGATACTAGGTACTTCACACGACAAGTCATGAGTTTCTTCTACTGTATGTAACTATGGACTGCAGAGTGGACATAACCATGTATGTGTCCACCCGCACCATATAGGTACTAAtttctctccccccaaaGCCGCCTGTTTGTCTCTCCTAAGGCGACAGTGGGGTGATTCTTGGCAGATGGAGGCGAAAAGTCTGGGCGTGCAGGGCTGACCACCAGGCGGaccccccccttttctctcgtATTGGACATGCGAGTGGAGATTTCTCATTCAATCTCAGAGGCCAACCCCCAAATGTCAAATGGAAATCTATACGTGTCactttgggggggggaggcggAAACAGGCACAAAGGTACAATGCACCTGAATGCCGTGAAAGGATCTAGCCACTTTGAGAGAAAAGTCAACTCGTGAGAGAGGATCGAGTGTCCACCCATATGTAATTAGAAGTATACTGTAAGCTCTTGAAAAGTGAAACTTTGCAAAGCCTCCACAGCCACGCAAGAAGTGTTTGTAATACAAGAGCTGTATCACTACATACCGTACGATGAGCCTCCTTGTTCTCTCCGTCTTAAATCCGTGCCAAGAGCCACCGGCGCCCAAATCAGTCCACTACTGAATGCTTCAGTGGATATCATCCACTTTCCATTATTGCTGCCAACGATGGATTACGGTAAAAGTCCCGAGCATGCGACCGTGTTTATGTGACAATCATTGTAATTTTGAGGTCATCCAGATCAAGCTTAGGCTTGATCGGACAGGAGAGAAGACCAGGTCGATAAACCAGCCGGGGGCCATTCCAGGGTATAAATTAAGATGTGAAATTTTTAATTAggtgaaagagaagaaagacaagtcACCTTATTTAGCCGCTGCTCGCCGTTTCGAATCCAGCTCGACTTTGCTAAAGCATGCGCATCCCGCCAGCACCAAGAAGATGCCCAAACCGTTGAGCACGTTGATGGTAAAGTCGGCAAAGACAATGATCCCCAGCGCCAGCGTGATGGCCTGTTTCAGGTTTCCCGCCacggtgatggtgagggCACCAGCGATCTTGTTGGTCTGGAAGGATGCAATGTTCAACACAAAGGCGAGGAGTCCGTTGCCGACAATGAATGCGACAGTGACCAGGGTCCGGACGAGAGAGCCATCGGTATTGCGCTCGGACATGGCGTGTAAGAAGATTGGGATTTCCCCGGAGATGATcgcaaagaagagagactgCACGGCAGCCAGAGGGGCCATTCGGAAGAGGAGTTCCATGGAGGGCATGGACAGCGAGCCGGTCATGATACGATTAGTGGTGACCGTCTAGCGCTCAGTTAGTACAGGGAACCCATTTTTGGGACCCCTCGCCCCCACGACCAGCGCAATTGCAGCGAAGGATTCCGGGAGATTGTGGAGGGATTGAACTGATCTTACCTTGACTGCCGCAAGAATGACACCCAACAGAGAGACGAGGAGACCAATGACGGAGGCACGGTAATCACCAACCGTACACATGCCCGCTCCGACCACGATGGGGATCAAC includes:
- a CDS encoding UDP-glucose 6-dehydrogenase, with translation MHSIPPTSIPDTHDSPDVSSTVLTTPDRSASCSPSLDEKRNTLGGAPSNKILNANYQSSDKPSSSPRPIRSICCVGAGYVGGPTAAVLALKNPSIKVTVVDRDERRIRRWNSRHLPIYEPGLAEVVRIARDGLGDTTAAHVEEGARTPNLFFSVDVSRCISEADAVLIAVNTPTKMRGTGKGCATDMTSFEAVAAEVVRHARDGTIIVEKSTVPCKTAQMIQEMIHIQRPGAQFEILSNPEFLAAGTAVQDLIHPDRIIIGSATTPEGQAAAQALAEVYASWIERSRIITTNVWSSELAKLVANSMLAQRLSSINSISALCEATGAEINEVSRAIGADTRLGSKFLRAGIGFGGSCFKKDVLSLVYLAESLGLYEVGAYWRQVVEMNEYQRDRFASRVIKRLNSTLVTKKICVLGYAFKKNTSDTREAPALEIIKTLLDENPREIAIFDPCCNPMVIEEEVRALQKYGPPLLSDDGGCVKIYSDAYAACADSNAILLVTEFDEFMNFPVPASRPAAKAISSVQAALPDKELSKLRFNEEPGCAADCPDCQTGTGYGDIGTNDADNTPKKQVDWAKISSSMKSPKWLFDGRCVIDVPKMEALGIRVEAIGSSGWSV